From Roseibium alexandrii DFL-11, the proteins below share one genomic window:
- a CDS encoding acyl-CoA dehydrogenase family protein encodes MFYDSASRLLDDEMVPNIEKWNDQGVVDRAFWTKTGEAGILGAALPEEFGGAGAPISFDAVTAYLQGRKGESSWGFSIQSIVNHYVAAYGTDSQKERWLPKLASGEYVGAIAMTEPGTGSDLKSVKTTAELVGNEYVLNGSKIFITNGQTADLIIVVAKTDKTMGTKGVSLLVLETEGADGFTRGRNLKKLGCKANDTSELFFEDVRVPPENLLGGEEGQGFYQLMKQLPWERLIIACLALGVIDFAIDETVRYVQDRKAFGQRVMDFQNTRFKLAECKTKAEVLRSFLNDCIARMDEGTLDAATASMAKYWGTQVQNEIANECLQLHGGYGYMMEYPIARIYADSRVQMIYGGSNEIMKELIARSIDI; translated from the coding sequence CCGAATATTGAAAAGTGGAACGACCAGGGTGTCGTTGACCGCGCGTTTTGGACCAAGACCGGCGAGGCCGGAATTCTGGGTGCGGCGCTTCCCGAAGAATTCGGCGGTGCAGGTGCCCCAATCAGCTTTGACGCGGTGACAGCTTATCTCCAAGGCCGCAAGGGCGAGAGCAGCTGGGGTTTTTCCATCCAGTCGATCGTCAATCACTATGTTGCAGCATATGGCACGGACAGCCAGAAAGAGCGCTGGCTGCCGAAGCTGGCCTCCGGTGAATATGTCGGCGCCATCGCCATGACCGAACCCGGCACTGGTTCGGACCTCAAGAGCGTAAAGACAACGGCCGAGTTGGTCGGCAACGAGTACGTGCTCAACGGGTCGAAGATTTTCATTACCAACGGTCAGACTGCGGATCTTATCATCGTTGTTGCCAAGACCGACAAGACCATGGGCACCAAGGGTGTCTCCCTTTTGGTTCTTGAAACCGAAGGCGCGGACGGCTTCACGCGGGGGCGGAACCTCAAAAAACTCGGCTGCAAGGCCAACGACACATCCGAACTGTTTTTTGAAGATGTGCGCGTCCCACCGGAAAACCTGCTTGGCGGTGAAGAAGGCCAGGGTTTTTATCAGCTTATGAAACAGCTGCCCTGGGAGCGGCTGATCATTGCATGTCTGGCGCTCGGCGTGATCGACTTCGCGATCGATGAGACGGTGCGTTATGTTCAGGACCGCAAGGCCTTTGGCCAGCGGGTGATGGACTTCCAGAACACGCGTTTCAAGCTGGCCGAGTGCAAGACCAAGGCGGAAGTGCTGCGCAGTTTTTTGAACGACTGCATTGCCCGGATGGATGAAGGGACGCTGGATGCGGCGACGGCATCCATGGCGAAGTATTGGGGCACGCAGGTTCAAAACGAGATCGCCAATGAATGCCTGCAGCTGCACGGCGGGTACGGCTACATGATGGAGTATCCGATTGCCCGCATCTATGCCGATTCCCGGGTGCAGATGATTTATGGCGGCAGCAACGAGATCATGAAGGAGCTGATCGCCCGGTCCATCGACATCTGA